The genomic stretch TTCGGGTCGTGACCAGGCGTTGGATCGGCAGCAAAGAGCTTGAACGAGCTATCGGTAAGACGGGGAAGCTTCCAGGGGAAGCGTCTGAGCGTCATGCAGCAGTAGATGATGGCCAACGACCAGATATCCACCGCTTGTGGGTCGTACTTCTTTTCGTCGTAGACCTCAGGCGCAAGATATGGATCTGAGCCGACGATACCTGTACATCAACCAGTCAGTAAACTGCCGCATGGCAACACCATCTccaggaagaaaaaaaaaaaaaaaaactcaccagAAGCAAGAACAGTGCTCGTCTCAAAAGGATACTTGAAGACGTGGGCACTACCAAAATCGATTATCTTCATGATCCCCCGCTCGCTCACCACCACGTTGTCAAGCTTCAAATCCCGATGCGCCAGCCCCATGCTGTGAAGATACGTAACACCGCTCAGAATCTGCAAGAAGCAGCAAGTGACTTCTTCTCTCGCCATCTTCCCCGTCATGACAATGGCAAACAGGTCAAACGGCGCGTATTCCATCACCTCGTACCACTTGCCCTTCTCCTGGACAATGTCAAGCGTCTCAATGATGTTGCCGTGGTGCAGAGAAGACCCCATGCAGTACTCGGCCGTCAATTTCTTGACGTATTCCCTCTCCGTCTCATATGAGTGGCGGGGTCTGAACTCCTTGACGGCAAACACGGTGCTATCCTCGGCGCGCTTCATCAACCGCACAGAACCACCCGCTCCAGCTCCCAACACCTTTCCAAGCTTTCCATACTTGGAAGTGAGACCGTGGTCGTTGTCGAATGGAATCTGACCGCCCTTTGGCGTCTTGATACCAGACCGAACCGAAGctgctggtgatgaggtgCGCTTGACCTTGCTGCCTGGCCCCAGCTTGAAGAACCTCTTCAGATCCGCCATGGAGCTATTTCGGCTGTGGATAACGTTGTCGTCGCTGTTGAGGCGCTTGTCTCCGGATATTCTGGGCAGGCTCAGGGTCGATGAACTGGGCGAGGcgttcttgttctttttccTGGTGAACATGAAGCGGGACTCAATTTGTTTTGGTGTTTGACGCTTGCTCGCGGCGTAGGGGTCATTAGCCTCTCCAGTTGGCGGTGCTTGTCGGGAATAGAACAGCGAGGCAGCGGCTGCGCGGGACGGACTGCTATCGCGAGACGGTGGGACAGAGCTGGCGGGTGAGTTGGAACCACTCCCGGCGCCGAGCGAGAACAACCCCTTTCGGTGGTCACCGAGAGCGGAATGGTCTCTTCCATCTGACGTCGCGGGCCTCCGTGACACCCGCTCTTTTTCGGTCGTTGTAGAATGATGCTGGACGGATAGACGAGCAGGATTGACAGGTGCAGGCTCGTGGAGCGAATCTTGAGGCGTGATGATATCTGGCATGCGTCCCAGGCGATCTTGGTTTCCGGCAGGCTCTCTCTTCAGTCCTGCTTCCACATTATCCGTGCCGGCCGGTGTCAGCGGTGGCGTATGCATTTCTGGACTCCTCCTCGTATGACTGCTTGCTTTTAGGTGCGGTGAGCCCTGGTGGCTCGCCGAACTTCTTGTTGCTTCCCGGCTTGGTTCCCGAGAATCATCGTCGCGCGATGCAGTCTAAAGCCGAGA from Podospora pseudopauciseta strain CBS 411.78 chromosome 3, whole genome shotgun sequence encodes the following:
- the NPR1 gene encoding Nitrogen permease reactivator protein (COG:D; EggNog:ENOG503NVGV), with the translated sequence MASSAPAPEGQHEILNKEPSKIEISPPKDEPAAESSPAVRFKSTVQEITPEDASLLANTDNVSLGQPGRVTSEEIRDLSERLRNCPLQERRMNIFSYEPVSLPVSRTASRDDDSREPSREATRSSASHQGSPHLKASSHTRRSPEMHTPPLTPAGTDNVEAGLKREPAGNQDRLGRMPDIITPQDSLHEPAPVNPARLSVQHHSTTTEKERVSRRPATSDGRDHSALGDHRKGLFSLGAGSGSNSPASSVPPSRDSSPSRAAAASLFYSRQAPPTGEANDPYAASKRQTPKQIESRFMFTRKKNKNASPSSSTLSLPRISGDKRLNSDDNVIHSRNSSMADLKRFFKLGPGSKVKRTSSPAASVRSGIKTPKGGQIPFDNDHGLTSKYGKLGKVLGAGAGGSVRLMKRAEDSTVFAVKEFRPRHSYETEREYVKKLTAEYCMGSSLHHGNIIETLDIVQEKGKWYEVMEYAPFDLFAIVMTGKMAREEVTCCFLQILSGVTYLHSMGLAHRDLKLDNVVVSERGIMKIIDFGSAHVFKYPFETSTVLASGIVGSDPYLAPEVYDEKKYDPQAVDIWSLAIIYCCMTLRRFPWKLPRLTDSSFKLFAADPTPGHDPKKLILPPSASMTALNNTPERAFVEGQPAPEKSKSEEKRPSGQDGGEKKEVIRGPWRILRLLPRESRHVIGRMLDLNPKTRAQMSEILEDPWVSDTVICRQVGPGQVVNADDHTHVLEPPTPPAPK